Below is a genomic region from Rhododendron vialii isolate Sample 1 chromosome 5a, ASM3025357v1.
CCActcatttttctttaaatttttttatgggttaccgtaaaatattatttcaatCGGATATCTGTGAGggctttttttaaatttgtaggaCGAATCTGAGTGGTTTTCCCTACGAAATCCaaaaaagcccttaccgatacagattgagctgattttttttttcaaaaactcttaaaaaattattttgacaaaaaatgagACGTTcagatcattttatttttttcaaaaacttataaaaaaatattttaacaaaatgagccGTTTGGATCATTTTTGCAAAACCCAAGGTGGGCCCCGCAAAAGGGTTGCCTCATTGTATGTGCGCATAACACAACTCTTGAATCAAATCCAACTGAAAAAGGCATTTGTACGAGGGAAATGAagatccaaaattcaaattattttcTGATGTTTGGTATTTAAATGGGAATCTAACGAAGATAAATTTTCTTCTTTAGAAAGTTAACCGTATAGGGTTTCTTTTGATTGAATTGAGTTTTGTCAACTCTGACAGATTTGAGCTTACAAGTGACTTGGAGATTTTGCATTAAtgtgggcaaatttcactgaccacccctgaggtatctgacaaAAACAGgaacctcccttgaggtttctgaaatatcaCTGACCTCCCTTGCTTTTCAAAGTATTATATGGATTCCCCCATCTGTGATTTGGCCGGTAAGTTGTAACCCAGAAATTGTGATGTCAGCatattttgtaactttttataCCCAAACTACCCTTGCAACCAGTACCAGATAACACGCACCACTACTactctttttcattttggtaaAGTAAATATTTTGGGTAAAGACACTACAAGTCTACAACTACTCTTCCACAACTTCCCATTACACCGGCTCTAAATTAGAGgctagttttaaaaaattaaccttcctaaaattaaattaacatgctctactttaatttttttcccctctagAACTaaaccacaaaaacaaaaacaaaaaaaaaaactcattccCAATGGAAGAAAAACTACAGTTGCCTGTTtatctatttttaatttttttcaaaaaaaaaaaatctatctaCTGATGTCTACAGctatgaatggagagagagatgaagagagattCTCATTTTGAAATGTATTcaccttttcttcttgaaatgTATTTACCTGATTGGTAGACCTATGCAAGATCAGGGGTGGAGCTAAATTGAGGGGAGAGTGGTACAAGCCACCATCGGTTGCGTAAATAGTGTCATTTTATAGTTATGGATTATACACTTATTGGTATCCAAAcaacttgattttatttttcacacaaaagatgaaaatggaaatttaAAATATGAGTGATtcgaatcataaaaaatacCTCAACGGCTTTAATTTAAAAATCCCAAGAGAATTGAATCAAGCCTTTATTCGtttttaaacataaaaacaaatataaatattatATTCACTTTAAACTTGATTACAGTATACATACGtatacttttatttttgttaattcgGAAGATATACATACATCTACGTACATATCAATATTTACACATAATTGCTAATCAAAGACCCCTtctgctaagattcttattttttaagtacttattttttgctttacgacacatgttattctctcacaatacattacctttaattttaaaaatacgtatttatttgaaaaataaataaatattttagttagtggaacacatcACAAAATTACAATATCTATCTACACACACCCTTATCGGAAAAACACACAGAATATCTGCTAATCTACATATATAGTCACACGCATTGATATGTAAAGAAAAGAAGACTGGGGAGAATGTGTGTATGCTTCTCTTTTGGTCTAATTATGGTATGGGTCAAAATTTGGGGAGTTTTGGAACTGTGTTAATTGTAAAATCCTACTCATTCGAGTAAATTATTCAATAATCACTAATTAAGATGAAAAGCATAGGTGCTCCACGTCGTCCATGATAGTAAAAAGAAGAACAGAGTACAAAGGTGGACCATTAATTGAAAGCTGATCCATTAATTACTCGTACAAAAAGTTGTACATAAGTCCAACCCATTAGCAATTTCAACTGATTTGTATTGGAGTTGGGTAATCGAGGATTATTAAGGACAGGAAAAGCAAAATCGAATGAACAGGGAATTAAATATaggtttgaaattgaaattgggGAGTAAAATTGGGTGGAATTTGTGGAAAGGTTGGGGCAGCTATGTAAAATAGAgacaaaaggagaaaaaagaagacaGATAAGGGAAGGAAGAGAGGAAGAACATAAAGGGCATTTaagtctttttcttctttgaagtTCACACCGTTTGAGCTGATTTAACAGATTGGGGGaatctttaaaatattttgaaaagcaAGGGAGATCAGTGAGATTTTAGAAACCTCAAGGAGGTTCCTGTTTTTGTCAGATACCTCAAGGgcggtcagtgaaatttgctctaggaaaaatgaatttgaaaaaaagaatttttgttAACATTGGAGTAAGATTTTAATCAACCCCATAAGTATTTAGGGGTGTGTCTAAGATTGAAAGTTGTTCATTACCCTTGAAAGATTGTACTCATGTAAACACCTCGTTAAAAATCATTTATGGAGAATGATATTTAGCTTCAAAGTAGGCCACTTGAGAATGTGTAATTTAACGTGAATCTTGCATTTGAAATTAAGTTGACAAtcccttaaatgaataatcaaaaggtgatgtgatAACTTTTGGTAATCCAAttttaatcaatcaatcaaatgATGAACACAAAGTTTGCAACGGTCTATTGATGGTCTAAACCAACCATCTAGGCAATAGTATCTAAAATTTCATCAAGCAATCCTGGCGAGAATATATTTGGAAGAATTAGGTTCAGTTTTCAGAACTCCTTTCATTCCTCCTGCTCCCGCAGTTATATCTCCATGTATTGTCTGCACAAAGGTCTACTTACACAATTATACTTGGGGCTATAGCGTCTGCAATACAATGGTATATGCGCAATCTTAAACGAACACccagtttcaaaaaaaaatgttgagttAGTTTGATAAATGGGTAAGAGTAAACAATCGTACACTTGATCGAGGGTAAGACTGCAGGTAGGGAAGCAAATTAAACAGCACAAATTTCTCAGTCACATCCTCAACACTGAGGTTTGCCTCATCTGCTAATGCACGAAAGCGGTCGAACGTATCAACATTGCGTATGACAGAAGCAATAAAAGCCAGGGGACCTTTCTTGGATGCATATTCAACATTCAGACCATCATCCATTGCTTTGTCCAGATTATCAGAGCCACTGCTACTCGTAGCACTATTGATTTGTACTCTACGCGATAGAATGCTATTGCAGCTTCTGTTGCAGAGATGAGAGAGTGATTTTCCACGGCTCAAGAGAAAGGCAAGAACTTTAACAAGATGAGGAAGGCACAGTGGATCATAAATTACATCTGCACCCAAACTGTTACAGGGAAAATAGAACAACTTAGTAACAAATAAGAAACACCTGACTCATGAAATCTACTTCTTTGTTCTCAAATCTCAATATTGTTTACGAATTGGATATATGTACAAGATGAACCTAAAACTGATGCCGAGACAGGTGCTTTACCCCACCCTTCACTCATCCGAAGTTTCATGGCCTGGGAATCATCACTATAATAAACCACATACTACCCCCACCAACTTTTAATTCTTTTTAGGTTACAGGTTTATTCATTCAATTTAGCCTCCGGTTTTAGTTAATTTGTACGGTGTTTCGAATTAGGTTCTACTCATACACCCTAAATGCtgcatttctttttgtttgatacCCTCATCCATTAAGCTTGTTAAAAAGAAGTAAAATATTAACTGCCTCGTAATGGTCAGAAAAGAACCTTAAATATAAGGGAACAGAATTTAAGAAGTCTTCAAAgacaaaataactaaaagagaAAAGTACTTGCATTATATCGGGCATGCAGTCTTGAAGCTCACATCCTGTGGCAGATTCCCAAGGCAGATGAACACATGTTACCTGTAATTAGAAGCTTTAGTCAGCTTTGACTATGCATCTGCATACAGGGCTTTTGAAATTCTTTAAACAAGAGAAATGTTTCATGAAACAGATCCGCATTTAAAGCAACTCAAAACTTAAAAGACTCTTAAGATAATCTTTGCCAACTTTTTGAAGAAATGTCAACAGGTCATGAAATTGGACAGTGGGTGAATGCACTTgaacaacaaaacaaataacatGTAGTGTGCAAGAAAGAGGGGCAGCAGGAGGCGTGGTAACATGTAATTTTGGGTTCCTCCCAAATAGACTAACTTAGATGGTTGGACTGCTGAATGTTCCTCGAAATTTCTTGCGGAAAATAATCCTCACCAACACCTGCAGAAAACACATACACTCGCCAATTTAAACAATAAAATCAGTagcaaaattaacaaagaaCATACCAAATTTGGATCGTCACTTCTTTCTAAAGTATCTACTCCGGTGCTCAGCTGGTTTAACCCCAAATTAAGCTTCATATTTTCTAAACTTGAAAGGTCACCATCACTTAACATGACCTGAACCAAATGCATCATTCCGACAGGTTACCACAAGAACAAAATTCATTTACCATGTTTCAACGAAAGATAGGGGCTTCGTAAGATTCAATGAGAGGTTGCTGCTATGACCGAGTGACAAAAATTATTTGCAGGTCTAAGGATTCCACCGAGGCATCCTAGGATACTTACCGAATCACAaggaaattaagaaagaaaacaaattgcCAGCCATGTTTTATAATTCAGAACAGTGGATAATTAAGATGTAATGTTCAAAAACAAGTTTAGCCAAGATAAGGATATTAAAGCGAATGAATGGtcaaagaataaaagaaaaaacaagaaatgagcATGATCACAAGAGGTGCACAATCAAAGACAACGATGAAGAGTAAATCTAACCTATGCCCTTGTGACAAAGACCAAAATATTTCACCATACCCAATGTATATGGTTTGATCCACACAGTAAGGCATTGAAAAGACAACAAGAAGCCCAAAAACAGCGGGTTGAAATTAGAACGTAGATTATTCTCAAGGATTCTAGATGGTAAGGCTCGAGAGGATTTTAGACAGTAAGCTCTAGATAAAGCTGATTGGAGATGAAAAAATCATGTAGCTGATCGAACTTTAATATAATAGTCCTCTGATTCAGTAGGGTTTAAAAAGCGTGCAGATTCCCAATGTCTACACAAATCCAAAAAGAGTTCATACGTTACATGCATTTTTTATAAAGAGGTAACCCACATCCCTATGATACCTGAAAGTTTGCAACAAGGACACAAGAAACTAACCATGCAGGCATGCAATAGCCTCAAGAAGTCATACGGAGTACTTTCTAGTcggcagtggcggagccagaaaATGAAATTGGAGGGGGCCGACCTATGAAAGGGATTTTTGTTCGGAGAATTTTCAAGACTAAATCCAGTTATACAGATTTTTGTTGAACGGTTTTGATAAATTGAAGAATTAATCTCAAATATTGTTGCAATCATATCATTTGAAAACTGTCATTACCGCACGATCTCACTTACATAATTTAGGGtgctcaaaataaaaagaaattggaCTATGGACTAGCATTTGTTAATTCTTAGAGATATCGTATTACTATGAAAGAATGAAGCCAACATTTATGATTCCTGAATGCAAAAAGTTGGTATTCAAAACTTTCCCTTGTCGACCAATAAAATGTTGGTGTTGAAAGCTTCCTCAATAATTAATTGATATACATGAAATGTAAAACTTATGTGAATAAGAAAGATAGCCCAGAAATACAAGAAGGTAAATATGAATTTGGGTCAATCCGCAAGAGGgatttcttgtgaattccctAGCCAGGATGGCCGATCCTCGATCTAACCGAGGAGGAAAATAATCAAGGTGCACATTTAAGCCCTtacattgaaaacaaaaaagatatgTACCctaaagcacaaaaaaaaaaaaaaaaaaaggtggggGGGCCCAGGCCCCATAGTAGCTCCGCCAATGCTTGTCGGTAGATCTTTAGTGTTTCACAAGCTTTAAAGTACGTTTCTGATCGAAAAGATGTTTGTCACATGCATCACTTTGGTTGGATAATTTTAATAGACCACAAGATAATGTTTACATTCACAGTTCACACCACATCCACTATTGCGATGTACGCCAATTGTCTAATTTAATGGAT
It encodes:
- the LOC131327352 gene encoding uncharacterized protein LOC131327352 isoform X3, whose product is MAMVAAEGELDLGVPSCLRLVSAFLAMEPAHVLISLARDCGGGSITDRVQRFIWDHCISKADGNFHVPYLKSVLKKIIVEVESHGFEVLDELYERIAFYMTSVKADDSAEENSRIFKCISFLFPDDCYELPSCPKARKLVVTLHCSLNMLEGDTGCSVWPSSLLLSEFILSCPEIFSNKSCFEVGSGVGLVGICLAHVKASKVMLSDGDLSSLENMKLNLGLNQLSTGVDTLERSDDPNLVTCVHLPWESATGCELQDCMPDIILGADVIYDPLCLPHLVKVLAFLLSRGKSLSHLCNRSCNSILSRRVQINSATSSSGSDNLDKAMDDGLNVEYASKKGPLAFIASVIRNVDTFDRFRALADEANLSVEDVTEKFVLFNLLPYLQSYPRSSVRLFTLTHLSN